Proteins encoded in a region of the Patescibacteria group bacterium genome:
- a CDS encoding rubrerythrin → MLSQLPINLKNVKKEDIDKEILRAGMIAELDAVSFYEQMAAMTDNENIKKVLLDIAKEEKTHVGEFEALLVNLDKEHAQELEEGKKEVEELTN, encoded by the coding sequence ATGTTATCACAATTACCAATTAATCTTAAAAATGTAAAAAAAGAGGATATAGACAAAGAAATACTAAGAGCTGGGATGATTGCTGAACTTGATGCAGTAAGTTTTTATGAACAAATGGCTGCTATGACTGACAATGAAAATATTAAAAAAGTTCTTTTAGATATTGCCAAAGAAGAAAAAACTCATGTTGGAGAATTTGAAGCTTTATTAGTTAATCTTGATAAAGAGCATGCACAAGAATTGGAAGAAGGAAAAAAAGAAGTTGAGGAATTAACAAACTAA
- a CDS encoding anaerobic ribonucleoside-triphosphate reductase: MALVKNAKNNLNLFCHDCKKQIKVENKNIQDGIILVYNDEGEKIKILKCNDCFKKNPSLTNFKKCEVYSRIVGYLRPVSQWNVGKIQEYEQRREYKLSKN, encoded by the coding sequence ATGGCACTTGTAAAAAATGCAAAAAATAATTTAAATTTATTTTGTCATGACTGCAAAAAACAAATAAAGGTTGAAAATAAAAATATTCAGGACGGAATAATACTTGTTTATAATGATGAAGGAGAAAAGATAAAGATTCTGAAATGCAATGATTGTTTTAAGAAAAATCCAAGTTTAACGAATTTTAAAAAATGTGAAGTGTACTCCAGAATAGTAGGATACCTTAGGCCTGTTAGCCAGTGGAATGTTGGAAAAATTCAGGAATATGAACAAAGAAGAGAGTATAAATTATCAAAAAACTAA
- a CDS encoding transcriptional repressor: protein MTKVERITSQKKIVLDYLKSVETHPSADKVYLVVRRKLPRISKGTVYRILKNLKEKGEILELPCKECQRYDGDISNHGHFFCRKCKEVFDIFEDFKIPKLKKIKVGEINNYQVSFYGTCKKCKK from the coding sequence ATGACTAAAGTAGAAAGAATTACTTCTCAAAAAAAGATTGTATTAGATTATTTAAAAAGTGTTGAAACTCATCCTTCTGCAGATAAGGTCTATTTAGTTGTGAGAAGAAAACTTCCAAGAATCAGTAAAGGAACAGTTTATAGAATATTAAAAAATCTAAAAGAAAAGGGGGAAATATTAGAACTTCCTTGTAAAGAATGTCAGCGCTATGACGGTGATATTTCAAATCACGGTCATTTTTTTTGTAGGAAATGTAAAGAAGTTTTTGATATTTTTGAAGATTTTAAAATTCCAAAATTAAAAAAAATAAAGGTTGGCGAAATTAATAATTATCAAGTTTCTTTTTATGGCACTTGTAAAAAATGCAAAAAATAA
- a CDS encoding radical SAM protein, producing MKIRIIKTKAKTIFTKTRLPGVSYVINQYVGCDHLCLYCYARFTARWKNYGKWGLWVEAKINAPELVKNKYVKGSVWMSSVSDPYQHVEKRLKLTRKVLKNMNKRINLAVQTKSDLILRDVDLFKEFKNIEIGLTVNGFNKKAKELFEPYSSTHEKRLKTLKSLKQQGIKTYAFVSPIIPGLVDVKKVISQTKSLADYYFFETINTRGAGKEFVSVLEKEFPDSWEILKDKEKFNGFVADIKQIVKKEKIKSRGVFVH from the coding sequence ATGAAAATTAGAATAATAAAAACTAAAGCTAAGACCATATTCACAAAGACGCGCCTCCCAGGCGTTTCTTATGTTATTAATCAATATGTTGGTTGTGACCATCTTTGTTTATATTGTTATGCCAGGTTTACTGCTAGATGGAAGAATTATGGAAAATGGGGGTTATGGGTTGAGGCAAAAATAAATGCTCCAGAACTAGTTAAAAACAAATATGTCAAAGGATCTGTCTGGATGAGCTCTGTATCTGATCCTTATCAGCATGTTGAGAAAAGACTTAAGCTTACAAGAAAAGTTTTAAAAAACATGAATAAAAGAATAAACTTAGCTGTTCAAACCAAATCAGATTTGATTTTAAGGGATGTTGATTTATTTAAAGAATTTAAAAATATTGAAATTGGCCTAACTGTCAATGGCTTTAATAAAAAAGCTAAAGAATTATTTGAACCTTATTCTTCAACCCATGAGAAAAGATTAAAGACTTTAAAGAGCTTAAAACAACAAGGCATTAAAACATATGCATTTGTAAGTCCAATAATCCCAGGATTGGTTGATGTTAAAAAAGTAATAAGTCAAACCAAAAGCTTGGCAGATTATTATTTTTTTGAAACTATAAATACCAGAGGAGCTGGCAAAGAATTTGTTAGTGTTTTGGAAAAAGAATTCCCTGATAGCTGGGAGATTTTAAAAGATAAAGAAAAGTTTAATGGATTTGTAGCGGATATAAAACAAATTGTTAAAAAAGAAAAAATAAAAAGCAGGGGAGTATTTGTTCACTAG
- a CDS encoding VIT1/CCC1 transporter family protein, with amino-acid sequence MNLDKKTKKEILTAQRNEITEYLIYKKLSESAKNLHNKEVLKRISDDELRHYDFFKKYTGKDIEPDNLKIRMHLLISKILGITFTAKLMEDMEGKEGVVYEKISKLIPAIKDIAKDEANHKRQLINLINEERLKYMGSFVLGLNDALVGLTAALVGLTFTLQNTRLVAVTGLIIGLTASLSMAASEYLSTKSEKSSRTPLKASIYTGFAYIAVVLILTFPFLILENIYLALGITILNAILIIIMFTFYVSVVKSVSFKKRFSEMIVISFSIATFSFSIGFLLRKFFNIDI; translated from the coding sequence ATGAACTTAGATAAAAAAACAAAAAAAGAAATTCTGACTGCTCAAAGGAATGAAATTACTGAATACTTAATATATAAGAAGTTGTCTGAATCAGCCAAAAATCTTCACAATAAAGAGGTTTTAAAAAGAATATCAGACGATGAGCTTCGTCACTATGATTTTTTCAAAAAATATACTGGTAAAGATATAGAGCCAGATAATTTAAAGATAAGGATGCATCTTCTAATTTCAAAAATATTGGGTATAACTTTCACAGCAAAATTAATGGAAGACATGGAGGGGAAAGAGGGAGTAGTTTATGAAAAAATATCTAAGCTTATACCAGCTATAAAAGATATTGCAAAAGATGAAGCTAATCATAAAAGGCAGCTTATTAACTTAATCAACGAAGAGCGGCTTAAATACATGGGCTCTTTTGTTTTAGGGCTAAATGATGCTTTAGTAGGGCTTACAGCAGCCCTGGTTGGATTAACCTTTACTCTTCAAAATACACGCTTGGTAGCTGTTACTGGTTTGATTATAGGGCTGACAGCATCTTTATCAATGGCAGCCTCTGAATATCTATCAACCAAGTCGGAAAAAAGCAGTCGAACTCCTCTTAAAGCGTCAATTTATACTGGTTTTGCATATATCGCTGTGGTTTTGATTTTAACCTTCCCTTTTTTAATTTTAGAAAATATTTATCTTGCTTTAGGAATTACAATTTTAAATGCTATTCTGATAATTATTATGTTTACATTTTATGTTTCTGTAGTTAAAAGTGTTTCTTTTAAGAAAAGATTTTCTGAGATGATAGTAATTAGTTTTAGCATAGCAACTTTTAGTTTTAGCATAGGGTTTTTGTTAAGAAAATTTTTCAATATAGACATATAA
- a CDS encoding ZIP family metal transporter — protein sequence MTVLLNIIISTFLISFIAFIGALTLFLKEKLLDKILLILVSFSAGSLMGGAFFHLIPEALEGIGLENSLNVFLYVILGFCTFFILENFIKWHHCHAREHPKIMPFSYLILVSDAVHNFIDGLIIAASFATSFSIGVITTLVVAFHEIPQEIGDFGILVYGGIEKVKALFLNFLSATGVIFGGIVGFFISEKIGDSIFFILAFAAGSFIYIASSDLIPEIKTCTALKKSTSYFLVFLFGIALMLLMKTIPLL from the coding sequence ATGACAGTTTTGCTAAATATCATTATCTCCACTTTTTTAATAAGCTTCATCGCTTTTATAGGAGCTTTAACTTTGTTTTTAAAAGAAAAGCTACTTGATAAGATTCTTTTGATTTTGGTTTCCTTTTCCGCAGGTTCTTTAATGGGGGGAGCATTTTTTCACTTAATCCCAGAAGCACTTGAAGGGATTGGATTGGAAAATAGTTTAAATGTATTTCTATATGTTATTTTAGGGTTTTGCACCTTTTTTATTTTGGAAAACTTTATCAAATGGCATCACTGTCATGCAAGAGAGCACCCTAAAATAATGCCATTTTCATACTTAATTTTGGTTTCTGATGCTGTTCATAATTTTATTGATGGTTTGATTATTGCTGCTTCTTTTGCCACCTCTTTTTCTATTGGAGTGATTACAACTTTAGTGGTGGCTTTTCATGAGATTCCTCAAGAAATAGGGGATTTTGGGATTCTAGTTTATGGAGGAATTGAAAAAGTAAAAGCACTGTTTTTAAACTTTTTATCAGCTACTGGTGTTATCTTTGGCGGAATTGTTGGGTTTTTTATTTCAGAGAAAATAGGGGATTCAATCTTTTTTATTCTTGCCTTTGCTGCTGGGAGTTTTATTTATATTGCTTCATCAGACTTAATTCCTGAAATTAAAACCTGCACGGCCTTAAAAAAATCAACAAGTTATTTTTTAGTTTTTTTGTTCGGGATAGCATTAATGTTATTAATGAAAACAATTCCTTTATTATAG
- a CDS encoding FKBP-type peptidyl-prolyl cis-trans isomerase, whose product MEILQLGSGEQARSQDIATVHYTGWLENGTKFDSSLDRNVPFSFALGVNRVIQGWDIGVLGMKIGEKRKLTIPSELGYGTASVGLIPANSTLIFEVELLSIQRY is encoded by the coding sequence ATTGAAATTTTACAGCTTGGCTCAGGAGAACAAGCGCGAAGTCAAGATATTGCAACAGTGCATTATACAGGATGGCTGGAGAATGGAACAAAATTTGATTCAAGCCTAGATAGAAATGTACCTTTTAGTTTTGCTTTGGGAGTTAATCGAGTAATCCAAGGATGGGATATAGGGGTTTTAGGAATGAAAATAGGGGAGAAAAGAAAACTAACAATTCCGTCAGAATTAGGTTATGGGACGGCTAGCGTTGGCCTTATACCAGCTAATTCTACATTAATATTTGAAGTTGAATTGTTGAGTATTCAAAGATATTAA
- a CDS encoding IPT/TIG domain-containing protein produces the protein MSLEVSTIALATSSQAFKLQYASTSDACSAGLNWYDTGAISSGIIWRGYNNAAPSDGASITASLLDSQANKLESYEEQNNSLSNPAAIGVAEKGEWDWAVENNGASASTTYCFKMVKSDGTSLTTYTQYPKLITASGPDALSFTNGTEAGLTDGGRIGQQITVSGTNFGSSCSSPQRKVKIGSYSISCDDVSSWNSTTITFTVSSDINIFGGINSNGLIIRANNTDDSTPLTFYVYPDITSLTTPNVSNAAREYSSGDSDGIITINGNRLSGTQGTVSVLGESVTVNSWSDTAVQIRIPTSINNDTYTGSIILTRSSDSKADNWTNFRILPKITSLSPSTAQAGESVVISGDHFCQSGTCPSQGNRASSSDKITINGVLTGDSKVSAWTDTSITIEIPDDASSGNVIVRSNSYDSNSNSFTLTGEEEVPEVVTAPAPTRPSGEAPPAPEEEIPPSVITEALITDLKIIIINIQKEILRLQKELQEQIFPEPEVEEPLPVPVPPEIEEPPVVLPEPEPLLLPIEIEVPQALKELGKEIIETTQEVISKGFETVKSITTFIAESFENIAEKTQEGTRSITKYSRQVVKTIDEEIDSIVSEIEKSRDLAIENVTEQVQENTRKITQFINQVAKTVDQRIESMNGRISYFTDLTFRQLKSFQTYFQIPIELPSEKKVVQPEIIPDLRPSVISETVKVDTIFVRSSFGNIDLDIDYDQSRVIAGKQVTVFIKPSKPVSSLQGFLYFEKISQIKSKQTFHLPFVNKVSASSVFAKTYELLSLIFEGPDEQGFFKAVLSIPPVAGEYKIGVDIDFADGTEKEVEKIVLVDPEGYVYEQLKRGELRIRGAVVRLFVFDKSVNDFILWPAGSYDQKNPQITKQTGQYSFLVPEGRYYITAEHSDYEDYQSDILEVREGDPVHFNIEMKLKSFWERIF, from the coding sequence ATGTCATTGGAAGTAAGCACTATTGCTTTGGCAACAAGTTCTCAAGCATTCAAACTACAATACGCTTCAACAAGTGATGCCTGCAGCGCAGGTCTTAACTGGTATGACACTGGAGCAATATCAAGCGGAATCATCTGGAGAGGCTATAATAATGCTGCTCCTTCTGATGGAGCAAGTATCACTGCTTCATTATTGGACTCTCAAGCCAACAAACTTGAAAGCTATGAAGAACAGAATAATTCTTTATCTAATCCTGCTGCTATTGGTGTAGCAGAAAAAGGTGAATGGGACTGGGCAGTAGAGAATAATGGGGCTAGTGCTTCTACTACATATTGTTTTAAAATGGTTAAATCAGATGGAACTAGTTTAACTACATATACTCAATATCCTAAATTAATTACTGCTTCTGGTCCTGACGCTCTTTCATTTACTAACGGCACAGAAGCAGGGCTAACTGACGGCGGACGTATTGGTCAGCAGATTACGGTTTCTGGTACTAATTTTGGTTCTTCCTGCAGTTCACCGCAGCGTAAAGTAAAAATTGGTTCTTATTCTATTTCTTGTGATGATGTTTCTTCTTGGAATTCTACAACCATTACTTTTACTGTTTCTTCGGATATTAATATTTTTGGAGGCATTAATAGTAATGGATTAATAATTAGAGCTAATAATACTGATGATTCTACGCCTTTAACATTTTATGTATATCCTGATATTACTTCTTTAACAACGCCAAATGTAAGTAATGCTGCTAGAGAATATAGTTCAGGAGATAGTGACGGTATAATAACAATCAATGGAAATCGTCTTTCAGGAACACAGGGAACAGTCAGTGTATTAGGAGAAAGTGTAACAGTTAATTCATGGTCTGATACTGCTGTTCAGATAAGAATTCCCACAAGTATTAATAATGACACTTATACAGGCAGTATTATTCTAACTCGTTCTTCTGACAGCAAGGCAGATAACTGGACTAATTTTAGAATTCTTCCAAAAATTACCAGTCTTAGTCCAAGCACTGCTCAAGCTGGAGAATCAGTTGTAATTTCAGGAGATCATTTTTGCCAATCAGGAACTTGTCCTTCTCAGGGTAATCGTGCAAGTTCCAGCGATAAAATTACTATTAATGGGGTTTTGACTGGAGACAGCAAGGTTTCTGCCTGGACAGATACATCTATTACTATTGAAATTCCAGATGACGCTTCTTCTGGAAACGTAATAGTTCGTTCTAATAGTTATGACTCCAATAGCAATAGCTTTACCTTAACAGGAGAGGAGGAAGTTCCTGAAGTAGTTACAGCTCCAGCGCCGACGCGTCCATCAGGTGAAGCGCCGCCTGCGCCTGAAGAAGAAATTCCGCCTTCTGTAATTACAGAGGCTTTAATCACAGATTTAAAAATTATAATTATAAATATTCAAAAAGAAATATTACGGCTTCAAAAAGAGCTTCAAGAGCAAATTTTTCCTGAACCAGAGGTTGAAGAACCTTTGCCCGTTCCAGTACCTCCAGAGATTGAAGAACCCCCTGTTGTTTTACCAGAACCAGAACCTTTATTGCTTCCAATTGAGATAGAAGTTCCTCAGGCCTTGAAGGAGCTGGGAAAAGAAATTATTGAAACAACCCAGGAAGTGATTAGTAAAGGATTTGAGACAGTTAAAAGCATAACTACATTTATAGCTGAGTCTTTTGAGAATATAGCCGAGAAAACCCAGGAAGGAACAAGAAGTATAACCAAATATTCGCGCCAGGTTGTAAAAACGATAGACGAGGAAATTGATTCAATAGTTTCTGAAATTGAAAAATCAAGAGATTTGGCAATTGAAAATGTAACTGAACAAGTTCAGGAAAATACAAGAAAAATAACCCAGTTCATAAATCAAGTTGCAAAAACAGTGGACCAGCGCATTGAATCAATGAATGGTAGGATAAGTTATTTCACTGATTTAACATTTCGTCAATTAAAATCATTCCAGACTTATTTTCAGATTCCTATAGAGCTGCCTTCAGAAAAGAAAGTAGTTCAACCAGAAATCATTCCTGACCTTAGACCTTCTGTGATATCTGAAACTGTAAAAGTGGATACTATCTTCGTTCGCAGCAGTTTTGGCAATATTGATTTGGATATAGATTATGATCAATCCCGGGTGATTGCTGGAAAACAGGTTACTGTCTTTATTAAGCCCTCTAAACCAGTTTCAAGCTTGCAAGGATTTTTATACTTTGAAAAAATATCTCAAATAAAATCAAAACAAACATTTCATCTTCCTTTTGTTAATAAAGTGTCTGCTAGCAGTGTTTTTGCAAAAACCTATGAATTATTATCTCTTATCTTTGAAGGGCCAGATGAGCAAGGGTTTTTCAAAGCAGTGTTAAGTATTCCTCCTGTGGCAGGAGAGTATAAAATAGGGGTTGATATTGATTTTGCTGATGGAACAGAAAAAGAAGTAGAAAAGATTGTTCTAGTTGACCCTGAAGGATATGTTTATGAGCAGCTTAAAAGAGGTGAGCTTCGTATTAGGGGAGCTGTTGTTAGGTTGTTTGTGTTTGATAAATCTGTAAATGATTTTATTCTTTGGCCAGCAGGAAGTTATGATCAGAAAAACCCTCAAATAACAAAACAAACTGGCCAGTACTCATTCTTAGTGCCAGAAGGAAGATATTATATTACAGCAGAGCATTCTGATTATGAAGATTATCAATCAGATATACTTGAGGTAAGGGAAGGTGATCCGGTTCATTTTAACATTGAAATGAAACTAAAAAGTTTTTGGGAAAGAATATTTTAA